AAGAATCTGAGGGCTTTTCTGGACAAGGCACGACAGAGAAACCGAACGTTGGCACTTTAGAAATCCAAACTTCGACTGAGAAAGGTTACGTTTTGGGTCACAGAGTTACATCAGAAGGTCTTCAAGCAGATCCAGAGAAACTAAAGGCAGTTCTACAAATGCCTACACCGACCGATGTAAAAGCCCTGAAACGAGCATTAGGAACGACGAATTACTTGTCAAAGTTCATACCGAGGTTGTCAGAGGTCTGTAGCAAACTGAGAAGGTTAGACCACAAGGATGTTGAGTGGCACTGGCAAGACCAGCACGAGAGAGCATGTCATGAGGTGAAGAGACTGGTTGCTACCATCCCTGTGCTTGCATTCTATGACCTACAGAGAGTACTATACAATGCGACGCATCGCAAGATGGGTTGGGAGCTACTCTCATGCAGGAAGGGCGTCTCATCTATTTTGCATCTAGAGCCTTATTGACATCTGAAAACTACGCTCAGATAAAGAAAGAACTATTACCTATCGTATTTGTAAGTGAGCGATTCGATCAATACTTGTATGCCCGAACCGTCAATGTGGAGTCTGATCACAAGCCATTAGAGGCCATAGCAAAAGAGCATGGTTAACGTACCAAGGAGACTACAACAGATGTTACTCCGCTCGTAGAGATACGACTTACAGATACGATATAGAAGAGGCAGTGAGCTCTACATAGCAGATACGTATACGTTATCTAGAGTGTACCTGAATGAAGCAGAACAAGCACAGGAGCGAAGCGAGTTTTACAAGAAACTGGAGCAGATCAACATGACTGAAGATTGGAACAACCGAGAGACGAGCCTACATGACATTAGACGAGCCACTAGCCAATATGAGGAATTACAACTTGTCGGCAGACTGATAGCCGCAGGGTGGCCTTCCACCGAACACAACGTTCCAGCAATGGCACACCCATACTTCAGTTGTAACGATGAGTCGGCAGTGCAGCATGCTTTTGTGTTCAAGGGTGATCAAGTTGTGATACCAGTAACATTGAGAAGCCAAATGATCAAGAGGATACACTCTTCACATTTGGAAATTGAAGGATGTTTAATGAGGGTTCGAGAAGCAGTGTATAGGCCTGGGATGAATGGAATGGTGAGAGACTTTATTTTGTCGTGCAGCATTCTGCAATTTTACTGTTACCAGAGCAGAGCCCCGAACCAGTTCAGCCTCATGAGATTCCGTACCGGCCACGGGCCAAAGTGAgagttgatttgtttgaacTGGACGGTACAACATATGCTATAACAGGGGATTACTACTCGAATTTGTTTAAAGTGGACAGTGTGAAAGACACTATATGCTCAACGGTGATCCATAAGATGAACAGTGCGTTTGCAAGGCACGGGATTCCAGATGTCGTTGTCAGCGACAATGGACCTCAATTCAGCAGTCAGGAGTTTAGAAAATTTGCAAAGGAATGGGCGTTTACAcacgtgacgtcatcaccaAGATACCCACAAGTCAAATGGGAAGGTTGAGAATGCGGTAAAAACAAGTAAGACTATCATGAACAAATCAGTTAAAGCAAAATCGGATGTATCTGGCCTTACTTGATTTTGGAATACACCAACTGAGAATTTGGGGTCTTCTCCAGCACAACGACTGCTAGGAATACGTACTCGAACCAAGCTTCCTATGGTAAGCAAGTTGCTACTTCCTGAAGTACTACCTACTGCGGATATTGCAGCTAAGATTGAAAAGAGCAAGGAAGTCCAAGCGACACGGCACAACAAGAAAGCAAGGTGCTTATCGCCAATAGAACCAGGGACAACAATTCGAATGAAGAGACTTTACGAACATGGTCACCAGCCGTCTGCATAAAATCAATAGCTCCAAGATTCCATTTGGTGGAAGCTGGAGGCCGGAATGAAGTATCGAAGAAACCGCAGGCAATTGAGGATGACAGTGGATAAACTAGGTATACCGCCTGAACAGCATAAAGTAGATGAGGCCGAGTCAAGCCTATTGGAACCAGTACAACTGTCCGATGATGCAGTTCCGGATACAGCCAGAGCAATTAAGTAATGAACACATTGAGACAATACCAGCAGTACCGATCACACAACCACCTACTGCATGGTACTGCAGCAATTAACATCAAAGCAAGCCACGCGTACAACACGAAGTGGTAGGCAAATCCGAACTTCAACACGCTTTAGTGGCTATGACATAAACCAGTAGAGTtgactttgttttgtttaaaAAGGGAAGATGTCACGTGTGACTGCGATAGCTGTTGTTAATGAGTtgagtgtactgtacctaAGATAATATAGCTCTAACTCAGTGAgtccttgtgtgtgtacacgcgtAACCAGTGGTGTCTGAGTCATAACGTCGTGACACGTTACACAAATATCATCTGCCTATAGCTACTGCTCCAACACAACATGCAGCTAGTGCCCAATCGAATATTCCCGTCCTGATTGAGCTATAATTGGACTAAAAAGTCATAAATGTACACAGTAAACAAAGAAAAGGCGAAAATTCCTTCTTGTCATACTCATTCTGTAGTATACACATCCGCGggaacttgtattgtgttacatTTAGTCATTGACCGGCATTTCTGCCAGCCAGTCATTTTCGAAATAGATCGACTTGAGTTAACAGCAAGACCAGCTGAGCGCGTGCTAAGGACGCATCACTTTTTTGTTATATTGTTGTAGCAGTGGCGTAAGAAGATGTTCATgagcgggggggggggggctgtACGTGTAAAG
This window of the Corticium candelabrum chromosome 17, ooCorCand1.1, whole genome shotgun sequence genome carries:
- the LOC134193492 gene encoding uncharacterized protein LOC134193492 translates to MPVAIYSAPEIWQRRMNEIVEGLSVVEVRADDFLVGFGDTDEEALSNHDKNLRAFLDKARQRNRTVTSEGLQADPEKLKAVLQMPTPTDVKALKRALGTTNYLSKFIPRLSEVCSKLRRLDHKDVEWHWQDQHERACHEVKRLVATIPVLAFYDLQRRYDLQIRYRRGSELYIADTYTLSRVYLNEAEQAQERSEFYKKLEQINMTEDWNNRETSLHDIRRATSQYEELQLVGRLIAAGWPSTEHNVPAMAHPYFSCNDESAVQHAFVFKGDQVVIPVTLRSQMIKRIHSSHLEIEGCLMRHSAILLLPEQSPEPVQPHEIPYRPRAKVRVDLFELDGTTYAITGDYYSNLFKVDSVKDTICSTVIHKMNSAFARHGIPDVVVSDNGPQFSSQEFRKFAKEWAFTHVTSSPRYPQVKWEG